Proteins encoded in a region of the Cytobacillus pseudoceanisediminis genome:
- a CDS encoding PTS mannose/fructose/sorbose/N-acetylgalactosamine transporter subunit IIC, translating to MAAQAIMLGIIAGIGILDSRIFGVLMLERPLVLGLLVGLVLGDVQQGVIIGAQLELIWMGIAGIGAATPPDIVTGGVLGTAFAIISGQGVEVALVLAVPIAVLAQSLGVLVRIINTYFMHKADKYAAKADFRGVTIMMWIPPILFFLSVFIPTVLAIILGAEQVKNLIESVPKTILGGLEVAGNLLPAVGFALLLDMLFSK from the coding sequence ATGGCAGCACAAGCAATTATGTTAGGAATTATTGCTGGAATTGGAATTTTGGATAGTCGGATTTTTGGGGTACTGATGTTAGAGCGTCCTTTGGTTTTAGGCCTCTTAGTGGGTTTGGTTTTAGGAGATGTCCAGCAGGGTGTCATCATCGGGGCACAGCTTGAATTAATCTGGATGGGTATTGCCGGAATAGGCGCAGCTACACCTCCGGACATTGTAACAGGCGGGGTGCTAGGAACTGCTTTTGCAATTATTTCTGGCCAAGGTGTGGAGGTAGCACTAGTACTGGCTGTTCCGATTGCTGTATTAGCTCAGTCACTAGGTGTACTGGTCAGAATTATTAATACTTACTTTATGCATAAGGCTGACAAATATGCGGCAAAGGCAGATTTCCGAGGCGTAACAATAATGATGTGGATTCCTCCAATTTTGTTTTTCCTAAGCGTATTTATTCCAACTGTCTTAGCGATTATTTTAGGGGCAGAACAAGTGAAAAATTTAATTGAATCAGTCCCTAAAACGATTCTGGGAGGGTTAGAGGTTGCTGGGAATTTATTACCTGCAGTTGGATTCGCTTTACTGCTCGATATGCTGTTTTCTAAATAG
- a CDS encoding PTS sugar transporter subunit IIA, protein MKHFLIATHGELSQAFIETVELIAGKQTNVSYFGMTKLKSGDMAKKELKEILGGKKEDEHFIVLTDVFGGSVTNICTELLLEMDDFDLITGLNLPMILTMILTGEETSVTDTISEGVSAAQNGIIHINNLLKSQKGSMCDDFIIKD, encoded by the coding sequence ATGAAACACTTTTTAATCGCCACTCATGGGGAGTTATCCCAAGCATTTATCGAAACAGTAGAACTGATTGCTGGAAAGCAAACGAATGTTTCCTATTTTGGGATGACAAAACTAAAGTCTGGCGATATGGCGAAAAAGGAATTGAAAGAGATATTAGGCGGCAAGAAGGAGGATGAGCATTTTATTGTATTAACGGATGTGTTTGGCGGCAGTGTTACAAATATTTGTACCGAACTGCTGCTTGAAATGGATGATTTTGACCTAATTACCGGCTTAAATTTGCCGATGATACTTACTATGATTTTGACAGGCGAGGAAACAAGCGTTACTGATACAATTTCCGAAGGCGTAAGCGCAGCACAAAATGGAATTATTCATATTAATAACTTACTAAAATCCCAGAAAGGAAGTATGTGTGATGATTTCATTATTAAGGATTGA
- a CDS encoding PTS sugar transporter subunit IIB, protein MISLLRIDDRLIHGQVAYGWTSALGVNVILVVNDEAKNDHMKAMALNLAKPSSVKLYIRGVQESGEIVQKFSQSQKSKVLVLVKNTNDAVELARNSGGVIKEVNVGGLRYSEGKRKLTDLVAVDDQDLANLKEMEEMGIELEFRMLPRDKKKGLKDMI, encoded by the coding sequence ATGATTTCATTATTAAGGATTGACGATCGCTTAATTCACGGTCAAGTAGCATATGGCTGGACCTCTGCCCTGGGGGTTAATGTCATACTTGTAGTTAATGATGAAGCCAAAAATGACCATATGAAAGCGATGGCACTTAATCTGGCCAAGCCGTCCAGCGTAAAACTGTATATTCGAGGGGTTCAAGAATCCGGTGAGATTGTCCAAAAGTTTTCACAATCACAAAAAAGTAAGGTTTTGGTTCTTGTAAAGAATACAAATGATGCTGTTGAACTAGCAAGAAATTCAGGAGGGGTTATCAAAGAAGTAAATGTTGGCGGATTACGCTATTCGGAAGGAAAAAGAAAGTTAACAGACTTGGTAGCTGTTGATGACCAGGATCTTGCGAATTTAAAGGAAATGGAAGAAATGGGAATAGAACTTGAATTTAGAATGTTGCCCCGTGATAAGAAAAAGGGGCTAAAGGATATGATTTAA
- a CDS encoding sigma 54-interacting transcriptional regulator, producing MKNEITVYLTEVTRRFSFKDSSCLKTFQTEAIAVHFAIDRTRASRLLNELAKEGTLLKINTRPVCFLHRQTLEKQYGSLQHTVYDSLESIEKELIPDSEEIFKRLIGYEKSLKEAIEQVKTAIYYPNMGLPLLLLGPTGVGKTFFAKLIYDYSRAKKIISDQAPFFVFNCAQYANNPELLSSYLFGHSKGAFTGALKDQVGLIEQANNGILFLDEVHRLNKEGQEKLFTFMDQGIFTRLGETSVVRKSKVRLVFATTESLSVFLETFLRRIPIKVNIPSLEERGPDEKKQFIHHFFMEESKLLGLPIEVTNKTVDILNKYHYSGNIGECKNTIKYACGFAFSKKSKTMDKIFVTLQDLPKQIFKNSPNLFNNYSAKDGSVLFSPNSKQSFNHVNEMKITLIEQTYQNCLNYFLKFENDHFVESAFIEKCTDEITAMMDRLIFERPNESNNIMMEIILSTMQDIFRYLELNYYVKYDGNSVYTLSSYLFFKAYPFQFSKQEQVLSQRMLQFIKDHYKMEYSIVSKLKVFIEKRMDIHLNLEDFVMMTLFLCKAKIKQFHNRVKAMIIAHGYATASSIANVCNRLLGVNVFDSIDMPVEATVRDITVKMLQYMEEQDTSTGLVVLVDMGTLSLIHDHIKGEIDGPLLCVDQVSTPAALEIGNYVIQGRTVEEMVEPLQKSVQPNINLYYPTYGKEYAIITSCFTGIGTATQIQQLLSESIGDLLDIKVIAHDFDRLKQNGMNEAPLRIYDVLAIVGTANPEIEEVNFISLEDIISGKGEGDVFRIFDKIADSEIIRQVNDRIIMNFSLSRVIDSLTILDTEKIIHKVEQGIIQIEKQMRQKLPNDKKIALFVHVSCMIERLIRKAPITEYPNLDKFQNNHTKEIKWIKNAFSVLEDHYSVQMTLAEIGYIYNIIEPKVLTQKELV from the coding sequence ATGAAAAATGAGATTACAGTATATTTGACAGAAGTTACTCGCAGGTTTTCCTTTAAAGATAGCAGTTGCCTTAAAACATTTCAAACAGAAGCAATAGCAGTTCATTTTGCAATAGATCGTACGAGAGCAAGCAGATTATTAAATGAGCTAGCTAAAGAAGGGACTTTATTAAAAATTAATACTCGCCCTGTTTGTTTTTTACACAGACAAACGCTAGAAAAACAATATGGGAGTTTGCAGCATACTGTTTATGATAGTTTGGAATCGATAGAGAAAGAGCTTATTCCCGACTCGGAGGAAATTTTTAAAAGGCTGATTGGATATGAGAAGAGTTTGAAAGAAGCCATTGAACAAGTCAAAACAGCCATTTATTACCCAAATATGGGATTGCCATTACTTCTACTAGGTCCAACTGGTGTAGGGAAGACTTTCTTCGCAAAACTTATTTATGATTATTCAAGGGCGAAAAAAATCATTTCGGATCAGGCTCCTTTTTTTGTTTTTAATTGCGCCCAGTATGCAAATAATCCCGAACTATTATCAAGCTATCTATTTGGGCATTCAAAGGGGGCTTTTACAGGCGCCTTGAAGGACCAGGTTGGTCTGATTGAACAAGCAAATAATGGGATATTGTTTTTGGACGAGGTCCATCGTTTAAATAAAGAAGGACAGGAGAAGCTATTTACCTTTATGGACCAAGGAATATTCACAAGGTTAGGTGAAACGAGTGTTGTTAGAAAGTCCAAGGTTCGATTGGTGTTCGCGACTACAGAAAGCCTGTCCGTTTTTTTAGAGACTTTTTTAAGAAGAATACCAATTAAAGTAAATATCCCTAGTCTTGAGGAACGGGGGCCAGATGAAAAAAAACAATTTATTCACCACTTTTTTATGGAAGAAAGTAAGTTACTTGGCCTGCCAATCGAGGTAACAAATAAGACTGTTGATATTTTAAACAAATATCATTATAGCGGCAATATCGGTGAATGTAAGAATACAATTAAATATGCTTGCGGCTTTGCTTTCTCTAAGAAGTCGAAAACAATGGATAAAATTTTTGTAACCCTACAGGACTTGCCAAAGCAAATTTTTAAAAATTCCCCGAATCTTTTTAATAATTACTCTGCTAAAGATGGCAGTGTGCTCTTCTCACCTAATAGTAAGCAGTCTTTTAATCATGTAAATGAAATGAAAATTACACTTATTGAACAAACCTATCAGAATTGCTTAAACTATTTCTTGAAGTTCGAGAATGATCACTTCGTTGAATCTGCATTTATAGAGAAATGTACAGATGAGATAACAGCTATGATGGATAGGTTAATATTTGAACGCCCTAATGAATCAAATAATATAATGATGGAGATTATTCTTTCAACTATGCAGGATATCTTTAGATATCTGGAATTGAATTATTATGTGAAATATGATGGCAACAGTGTTTATACATTATCATCCTATTTATTTTTTAAAGCTTATCCTTTTCAATTTTCGAAACAGGAACAGGTTCTATCTCAACGCATGCTTCAATTCATAAAAGATCATTATAAAATGGAATATTCAATTGTTTCTAAGTTGAAGGTATTTATTGAAAAACGGATGGACATTCATTTAAATCTCGAAGATTTTGTCATGATGACATTATTCTTATGTAAGGCAAAAATAAAGCAATTCCATAACCGAGTTAAAGCCATGATTATTGCCCATGGATATGCCACAGCTAGCAGCATTGCAAATGTATGTAATCGTCTTTTGGGAGTAAATGTCTTTGATTCCATTGACATGCCTGTAGAGGCTACCGTCCGTGACATTACAGTGAAAATGCTGCAATATATGGAGGAACAGGATACTTCAACTGGCTTAGTTGTTCTCGTCGACATGGGCACATTGAGTTTAATCCATGATCATATAAAAGGTGAGATTGATGGTCCACTTCTTTGTGTAGACCAGGTTTCGACCCCAGCTGCGTTAGAGATTGGAAATTATGTAATACAGGGAAGGACCGTAGAGGAAATGGTAGAACCTCTTCAAAAATCAGTACAACCTAATATAAATCTATACTATCCCACATATGGGAAGGAATACGCTATTATAACGTCTTGCTTTACTGGAATTGGAACGGCTACACAGATTCAGCAGCTTCTTTCGGAAAGTATTGGGGATTTATTAGACATTAAAGTGATAGCTCATGATTTTGACCGGCTTAAACAAAACGGAATGAACGAGGCGCCTTTAAGAATTTATGATGTACTAGCTATTGTGGGAACAGCAAATCCAGAGATAGAGGAAGTTAATTTTATTTCATTAGAGGATATTATTTCTGGTAAAGGTGAAGGTGATGTGTTTCGAATATTCGATAAAATTGCTGACTCTGAGATTATTCGTCAAGTAAACGATAGAATTATTATGAACTTTTCCCTTAGCAGGGTTATTGATTCCTTGACTATTCTTGATACAGAAAAAATTATTCATAAAGTAGAGCAGGGAATTATTCAAATAGAAAAACAGATGAGACAGAAGCTTCCAAATGACAAAAAGATAGCTTTATTTGTCCATGTAAGCTGTATGATTGAGCGATTAATAAGAAAAGCACCGATCACGGAATACCCTAATTTAGATAAATTTCAAAATAATCACACTAAGGAAATCAAATGGATAAAAAATGCTTTTAGTGTGTTGGAAGATCATTATAGTGTGCAAATGACACTGGCAGAGATCGGTTATATCTACAATATTATCGAGCCTAAAGTATTGACCCAGAAAGAATTAGTATGA